A region from the Ciconia boyciana chromosome 1, ASM3463844v1, whole genome shotgun sequence genome encodes:
- the NDUFA12 gene encoding NADH dehydrogenase [ubiquinone] 1 alpha subcomplex subunit 12 has product MAEYVQLVKRALKHLGGHGGVRGALWQLLRVNDLKTGTLIGIDKYGNKYYEDKRNFFGRHRWVIYTNEMNGKNTFWEVDGSMVPPEWHRWLHSMTDDPPTTHPPVARKFIWENHKFNLSGTPGQYVPYSTTRKKIQEWVPPTTASK; this is encoded by the exons ATGGCGGAGTACGTGCAGCTGGTGAAGCGGGCGCTGAAGCACCTCGGCGGCCACGGCGGCGTCCGCGGCGCCCTATGGCAGCTGCTGAG GGTCAATGATTTGAAGACTGGTACGCTGATAGGAATTGACAAATATGGAAACAAATACTatgaagacaaaagaaactTCTTTG gtcGACACAGATGGGTCATCTATACTAATGAAATGAAtggcaaaaatacattttgggaAGTTGATGGAAGTATGGTGCCCCCCGAATG GCATCGCTGGCTTCACTCAATGACAGATGACCCTCCAACTACTCATCCACCAGTTGCTCGTAAATTTATCTGGGAGAACCATAAATTCAATCTGAGTGGCACTCCTGGACAGTATGTACCTTACTCTACTACACGCAAGAAGATACAGGAGTGGGTCCCACCTACAACAGCTAgcaaataa